The genomic DNA ATTTGTAGGGGTTTTGCATTTGCGTGACCATTTCCCAACACATCACATAAACCTCCATTCGCAAATGCAGAACCCTCCACGCTTTCAGTGATCGCTTATCCCTGCGTTGTCAGGGCTTGGGCTGAGCATTCCCAAAGTAAGGGAACCTGAGAATTTAAAAATTGTCGTGGGAATGCTCAGCCCCTACGGATGTCTACAATGTCTACAGCACAGTCATCTCACCACTAATCCCAACACTAGATATGAAGATATAATCGATATAACCATCACACCAACTAAACCTATGCCTATCACCCTCCAATCCGAACAAGAGCAATTCATTCAAACCCAGCTTGCCACAGGACGCTACACCAGCGCCACTGAAGTAATTGCCGAAGCATTGCAACTTCTGGCAAAACGTAACCATTACGATCGCTGGGTCGAAGAAGTCCGCAACAAAATCGACATAGCCGCCGCAGAACTCGATCGCGGAGAAGGCGTTGATGGCGAAACAGCTATTAATCAGCTCAGAGCAAGACTTCGCAGAGCCTAAAGACATAGAAATCATGCGAGTGATTAGTGGCGATCGTAATTTAGAAGCAATGTTTGAAGAAAATCCTTAGCTCTTTTTCCAAAAGTTTTGTGCATTGTTGCTCGAACACCTCATCAATACCTCCAATGCTACAGGTAGTGACAGTCAAATGTTAGGCTAGCAAGTAATGACTCCATCACAACTAATTGTCAAACTAGCATCAATAGGAACTGAACCATGAGCCGATTAGCCCTACGCTTACCAGATACATTACACCAACAACTGATTGATTTAGCGGAGAGCGAAGGAGTCTCACTAAATCAATACATTGTCTACGCTCTAACTCGTCAATCCTCCATAAATTACATCATTCAACCAATTTCCAAAAAAGAAACTAATCAACAACAATCAGACTTCACTAAC from Pseudanabaena sp. BC1403 includes the following:
- a CDS encoding type II toxin-antitoxin system ParD family antitoxin, which produces MSGLGLSIPKVREPENLKIVVGMLSPYGCLQCLQHSHLTTNPNTRYEDIIDITITPTKPMPITLQSEQEQFIQTQLATGRYTSATEVIAEALQLLAKRNHYDRWVEEVRNKIDIAAAELDRGEGVDGETAINQLRARLRRA
- a CDS encoding YlcI/YnfO family protein; translation: MSRLALRLPDTLHQQLIDLAESEGVSLNQYIVYALTRQSSINYIIQPISKKETNQQQSDFTNLLQKLGTASPTEIDIALAERETVEPEKELTPEIITQFQQRLQSKV